In a single window of the Panulirus ornatus isolate Po-2019 chromosome 23, ASM3632096v1, whole genome shotgun sequence genome:
- the LOC139756927 gene encoding uncharacterized protein, whose protein sequence is MKIPFVFNINRGHLSNGYFAIRLIPSSLREVQKNQDSRRHLGNLYFTLNMECMRLKMEDYKILHQLGSGSYGAAHLALHIPSNTKCVIKEINISEMSPKELEEARREVEVLSSLSHPYITQFRASCEEDGSLLIAMDYCGGGDLHTIITKRKGILFPEDRVLDWFVQLCLAVKYIHDRKILHRDIKSQNIFLTDDGKVRLGDFGIAKVLNSTSDLARTCIGTPYYLSPEMCENKPYNNKSDIWALGCVLYEMMTLKHAFEASNMKALILKIIRGIYRPVPPRYSRDLRLLLNQIFQRDPKSRPSISVILRKTFILKRVSRFISGCEEEELKASLIKRKYPLPASVRKIPATRRPHDVTDPSAKYGASQALGKRSTYKSPIKSSSRVSKQAIYVKKHVGVFHGKIEKLSHDHRGKYSSESSLVSKHAVKVEPERNREKRFQRRSKSVPHAFKQSNLKSQQKNAKKKPPSPVKVQLMLDSAGFQKNNELDPKSKACGNISNLDHEESSHLHRAQGWLVDRFLSRKLNAACSKRKLVEAMRPVDSFESEFVPVTETAQKLVSGAESNVDNILQKIQYGRVWVSKVDHPHSCSKACIRSDNVYVSQVCETNCRHLDHFEHTVNNTSTYMEETSQKDAKELANKTLKQQNENSDDDYEDIPYVSTEEMREVMQEKMKKLVLERTKKMNQKVLEWRQWAYQKEKLESLTDKDKDILLSKSMDKHNVDCDLEEKLDIITNDKFSSFRSPCGREGELIVKECENALHNTLNESFSIPRNSKGYRYVQNANVDGNVSSETKHLMNSTSSAGIAEKDDEKLHGSLVQRRITGSILVNPQNICNQQSNTGYVNNSCIGLPSENQEKKVLENIPFCHLDTYEGKFDNGGVQIREGIGNQAFATNVNDIKASAIVTLHHTEKGGTDECTILQDSPNSHQVTPSKRARWGNICTAGLENSPLETSGLEMESTSSSDFVVVFKEAGERKQWGKNCKDILSVLSEAQIVESPVSQKVEKRGEYRVNDPKIKNEIIFCKKSLGISSKPEILNSTFTVTLKESLNGSEDASDRFNSNSFQDVKVTHDKKEEKVIDPSVLAQPMLNSTFEIRKDEAVSNNDLKDEIKKHQNSTKTVEGTCSDRQVSSNKYYDNSDFNTAVIHKTKEKDISSKHLSCVQESNDKEIENLSALAKTNDIMKNHNDVKETDQSITNDEKLSQQTLTANEHFAATYTIPSVECGNAQKKTKGGLLGMLRLHMSPQPKKKHQMTVNSGSSASRSASVIEEKINKRIYDSGLGTSKERTALTSIKKKKIKSGIVGILQRLSSRHDMKNSESNRFIEKGSIESTEECMKSDSNSKSSGACYIGEFLTVGSRNKENYMTKQTGTYDNEETSDENSVHKVVENVKCKSFKTESIDTREGSTGNGSYSTDNDQRLMKNNKCSEEREILQSDSHTSVLDIEVVNTQNFRSIDMIGSEAKEMIPYENRLGDEEEMNSMLLLCKSDFLPVVNCKDVSSDSGLDTQKMNSTNQTSDNFTSYPQTVYKYVSNFGKPVSPNIKRMYPDKNEGEENTLPGLGETGYSTVKTFCEPSPVTQSHCSEMEKNIDCIEGLAHSILTDVFETAKRIVSEGTGKRSEEISPVSTSNIQICMTCSGEIKDQDLLQQNVNNGLLSFGQVVQHSSHGSGNENALGLPSGSSQAEMCESSEWDVKETKNMPRDSILRNFPVVLSKEIIPELESLGNNKSYVIKDDLPPQQSREEMKLACTAFKSRPTVLCIGIKNSSSFPDSTLLSSPNTLQNSKGEDDGRCRSEVLETKSTNLELTRKQRYHLTQSFGQPWAQNDTQHEWPRKSIHLKQNSSDVSETKAGIRCKNNFPAHHREDINTESDEENEDLANLRQSMELLLSSEKQESECDRRSLISSCTSSEVWHLDHDGTVVSGGGGVYGWIEEQRAKLEDKLGLQLFMKAYHHLDEAQERDGCVVGESLSEVEEMLGTNNCHLAYDILQLVIAEAVYHN, encoded by the exons ATGAAAATACCATTTGTCTTCAACATCAACAGAGGACACTTGTCAAATGGATATTTTGCCATTAGACTTATTCCCTCGTCGTTGAGGGAGGTGCAGAAGAATCAAGACTCCAGGCGACATCTTGGGAACTTATATTTTACTTTAAACATGGAATGTATGAG GTTGAAAATGGAAGATTACAAGATCCTACATCAGTTGGGATCAGGATCTTATGGTGCTGCACACCTAGCTCTTCACATTCCTTCTAATACTAAATGTGTTATTAAGGAAATTAATATCTCCGAGATGTCCCCCAAAGAACTTGAAGAAGCAAGGCGAGAAGTAGAG GTTCTCTCAAGCTTATCACATCCATATATTACACAATTCCGGGCTTCATGTGAAGAAGATGGTAGTTTATTGATAGCCATggattactgtggtggtggggaccttcACACTATCATCACAAAAAGAAAAGGCATCCTTTTCCCTGAAGATCGGGTTCTAGATTGGTTTGTGCAACTCTGCCTTGCTGTAAAATACATCCATGATCGGAAGATACTACATCGTGACATCAAATCACAGAATATATTTCTTACAGATGATGGCAAGGTTCGGCTTGGAGACTTTGGGATTGCTAAAGTTCTGAATAGCACCTCAGATCTGGCAAGAACTTGCATTGGCACACCATATTATTTATCCCCTGAGATGTGTGAGAATAAGCCTTATAACAACAAGAGTGATATTTGGGCCTTAGGATGTGTTTTATATGAGATGATGACACTTAAACATGCTTTTGAAGCTAGTAACATGAAGGCACTTATTCTCAAAATCATTAGAGGTATTTATCGACCTGTTCCTCCTCGCTATAGTCGAGATCTTCGCTTGCTGCTTAACCAGATATTTCAACGAGATCCTAAATCCAGACCTTCTATATCGGTTATTCTTCGTAAAACATTCATTTTGAAAAGAGTGTCTCGTTTTATTTCAGGATGTGAAGAGGAAGAGTTAAAAGCTTCTTTGATAAAACGGAAATATCCTTTACCAGCTTCAGTTCGAAAAATCCCAGCAACAAGACGTCCACATGATGTAACAGATCCCTCAGCAAAGTATGGAGCAAGTCAGGCCCTTGGTAAGAGGAGCACTTACAAATCTCCCATAAAATCATCTTCAAGAGTTTCAAAGCAAGCAATTTATGTAAAGAAGCATGTTGGGGTGTTTCATGGTAAGATAGAAAAACTTAGCCATGACCACCGAGGTAAATATTCAAGTGAGAGTAGTCTTGTATCAAAACATGCTGTAAAAGTTGAGCCAGAAAGAAACCGTGAGAAGAGATTCCAGAGGAGATCAAAATCTGTACCTCATGCATTTAAACAAAGTAATTTGAAATCCcagcaaaaaaatgcaaaaaagaaGCCACCTTCACCAGTGAAAGTCCAGCTAATGTTAGATAGTGCAGGTTTTCAGAAGAATAATGAGTTGGATCCAAAAAGTAAAGCTTGTGGAAATATAAGTAATTTAGATCATGAAGAATCCAGTCATTTACATAGAGCTCAAGGTTGGCTTGTTGATAGATTTTTGTCAAGGAAGTTAAATGCTGCCTGCAGCAAAAGAAAACTTGTAGAAGCAATGAGGCCAGTGGATTCTTTTGAGAGTGAATTTGTCCCAGTGACTGAGACTGCACAGAAACTTGTTTCTGGAGCAGAGAGTAATGTAGACAATATTCTTCAGAAAATACAGTATGGAAGAGTGTGGGTAAGTAAGGTGGATCATCCCCATTCTTGCTCAAAAGCTTGTATTAGATCAGATAATGtatatgtttctcaggtttgtGAAACAAACTGTAGGCATTTGGATCACTTTGAACACACTGTCAATAACACTAGTACATATATGGAAGAGACGAGTCAAAAAGATGCAAAGGAATTAGCAAACAAAACCCTGAAACAGCAAAATGAAAATAgcgatgatgattatgaagacaTTCCTTATGTTTCAACAGAAGAAatgagggaggtaatgcaagagaaaatgaagaaactgGTGCTAGAACGGACAAAGAAGATGAACCAGAAGGTCTTAGAGTGGCGTCAGTGGgcatatcaaaaagaaaaactggAATCTTTGACTGATAAAGATAAAGACATTCTACTTTCAAAAAGCATGGATAAACACAATGTAGACTGTGATTTAGAAGAAAAACTAGACATCATAACTAATGATAAGTTTTCTTCTTTTAGGTCTCCATGTGGGAGAGAAGGTGAATTAATTGTTAAAGAGTGTGAAAATGCTCTTCATAACACCTTAAATGAATCATTTAGTATACCAAGGAATAGTAAAGGTTACAGGTATGTACAAAATGCAAATGTTGATGGGAATGTATCTTCAGAGACTAAACATCTTATGAATAGTACTTCATCTGCTGGAATTGCTGAGAAGGATGATGAAAAATTACATGGGTCATTAGTTCAGAGAAGGATAACAGGAAGTATATTAGTAAATCCCCAAAATATATGTAATCAGCAAAGTAATACTGGCTATGTAAATAACTCATGCATAGGCCTGCCCAGTGAAAaccaggaaaaaaaagttttagaaaaCATTCCATTTTGCCATTTAGATACTTATGAAGGGAAATTTGATAATGGTGGTGTTCAGATCCGAGAGGGTATAGGTAATCAAGCTTTTGCAACTAACGTTAATGATATTAAGGCATCAGCAATTGTTACTTTACATCACACTGAAAAAGGAGGTACTGATGAGTGTACTATCCTTCAGGACTCCCCTAATTCACACCAAGTAACTCCAAGCAAGCGTGCACGTTGGGGAAATATTTGCACAGCTGGCCTTGAAAACTCTCCTTTAGAAACCTCTGGTTTAGAAATGGAATCTacatcttcttcagattttgtaGTTGTTTTTAAAGAAGCAGGTGAACGTAAACAGTGGGGAAAGAATTGTAAAGATATTTTAAGTGTTTTATCTGAGGCTCAAATTGTAGAAAGTCCAGTAAGTCAGAAAGTTGAGAAAAGAGGAGAATACAGAGTAAATGATccaaaaattaaaaatgaaataattttttgTAAGAAATCTTTGGGTATATCAAGTAAACCTGAAATATTAAACTCAACATTCACTGTTACATTGAAGGAAAGTTTAAATGGTTCTGAAGATGCATCAGACAGATTCAACTCAAATTCATTCCAGGATGTTAAAGTTACGCACgataagaaagaggaaaaagtgaTTGATCCATCGGTTCTGGCTCAACCTATGTTAAATAGTACATTCGAAATTAGAAAGGATGAAGCTGTCAGTAATAATGATTTAAAAGATGAAATCAAAAAGCATCAGAATAGTACAAAAACAGTAGAAGGAACATGCAGTGATAGACAAGTCAGTAGTAACAAGTATTATGACAATAGCGATTTTAATACAGCAGTGATTCACAAGACCAAAGAAAAAGATATCTCATCAAAACACCTCAGTTGTGTTCAAGAaagtaatgataaagaaatagaaaatttaTCTGCATTAGCAAAAACAAATGATATAATGAAAAACCATAATGATGTAAAGGAAACTGATCAGTCAATCACTAATGACGAAAAATTAAGTCAGCAAACTCTCACAGCAAATGAACATTTTGCTGCAACATACACAATTCCCAGTGTAGAATGTGGTAACgcacaaaaaaagacaaaaggtgGCTTACTTGGTATGTTGCGCTTACACATGTCACCTCAGCCAAAAAAGAAACACCAGATGACAGTGAACAGTGGTTCCAGTGCTTCTAGATCAGCATCAGTAATTGAAGAAAAGATTAATAAGAGAATATATGATTCAGGGCTTGGTACATCTAAGGAACGGACTGCTCTAACTtcaataaaaaagaagaaaatcaagtCGGGCATTGTTGGAATTTTACAAAGGCTGTCTTCCAGGCATGATATGAAGAACTCGGAGAGTAACAGGTTTATAGAAAAAGGGAGTATTGAGAGCACTGAAGAGTGCATGAAGTCTGACAGTAATAGTAAGTCATCAGGAGCCTGTTATATAGGTGAATTTCTTACAGTTGGATctagaaacaaagaaaattatatgaCTAAGCAGACAGGTACTTATGACAATGAAGAAACCAGTGATGAAAATTCCGTTCACAAAGTTGTAGAAAATGTGAAGTGTaaatctttcaaaactgaaagtaTTGACACGAGGGAAGGATCCACAGGAAATGGTAGTTACAGTACTGACAATGATCAAAGATTAATGAAAAACAATAAGTGTAGTGAGGAAAGAGAAATCTTGCAAAGTGATAGTCATACATCTGTTTTAGATATAGAAGTTGTTAACACACAGAATTTTAGGTCCATTGACATGATTGGTAGTGAGGCTAAAGAAATGATACCCTATGAAAACAGATTGGGTGATGAGGAGGAAATGAACTCAATGCTTTTGCTTTGTAAGAGTGATTTTTTGCCTGTTGTGAACTGCAAGGATGTGTCAAGTGATAGTGGGTTAGACACCCAAAAGATGAATTCTACTAACCAAACATCTGATAATTTTACCAGTTACCCACAAACTGTTTATAAGTATGTTAGTAATTTTGGCAAACCTGTTTCACCCAACATAAAAAGGATGTATCCTGATAAAAATGAAGGTGAGGAAAATACATTACCTGGACTAGGGGAAACTGGTTATTCAACAGTGAAGACATTTTGTGAACCGTCACCTGTAACTCAGAGTCATTGtagtgaaatggaaaaaaatattgattgtATTGAGGGCTTAGCTCACTCAATTTTAACTGATGTCTTTGAAACAGCAAAGAGAATTGTGTCAGAAGGTACTGGAAAAAGGAGTGAGGAAATTAGCCCAGTATCAACAAGCAACATTCAGATCTGTATGACCTGTTCTGGTGAAATTAAAGATCAAGATTTACTACAGCAAAATGTCAATAATGGATTGCTCAGTTTTGGTCAGGTAGTACAACATTCTTCACATGGATCAGGAAATGAAAATGCACTTGGATTACCAAGTGGATCTTCACAAGCTGAAATGTGTGAAAGTAGTGAATGGGATGTCAAAGAGACTAAGAATATGCCAAGAGACTCCATTTTAAGGAATTTTCCTGTAGTACTTTCAAAAGAAATTATACCTGAATTAGAATCACTTGGTAATAACAAAAGTTATGTTATTAAAGAtgaccttccaccacaacagagcaGAGAAGAAATGAAATTGGCTTGCACTGCATTCAAATCAAGACCCACAGTATTGTGCATTGGTATTAAGAATAGCAGCAGTTTTCCTGATTCTACCCTTTTAAGCAGCCCTAATACATTACAAAATTCAAAAGGCGAAGATGATGGTAGATGCAGAAGTGAAGTTTTGGAAACAAAGAGCACTAACTTAGAACTCACCAGAAAGCAGAGGTATCATCTCACACAAAGTTTTGGTCAGCCATGGGCACAAAATGATACCCAACATGAGTGGCCCAGGAAAAGTATCCATTTAAAACAAAATTCCTCAGATGTCAGTGAAACAAAAGCTGGAATCAGATGCAAAAATAATTTTCCAGCTCATcacagagaagatataaacacAGAATCAGATGAGGAGAATGAAGATTTAGCAAACCTTCGGCAGTCTATGGAACTCCTTCTTAGCTCTGAAAAACAAGAAAGTGAATGTGATCGCAGATCACTGATTTCTTCTTGTACTTCATCAGAAGTATGGCATTTAG ACCATGATGGAACTGTGGtatccggtggtggtggtgtgtatggttggATTGAAGAACAGAGAGCCAAATTAGAGGATAAACTTGGATTACAGCTCTTTATGAAAG CATATCATCATTTAGATGAAGCCCAAGAACGGGATGGATGTGTGGTTGGAGAATCTCTTAGTGAAGTGGAAGAGATGTTAGGAACAAACAATTGCCACCTGGCCTATGACATCCTTCAATTAGTCATTGCTGAGGCTGTGTACCACAACTAG